A portion of the Labilithrix sp. genome contains these proteins:
- the drmC gene encoding DISARM system phospholipase D-like protein DrmC — MKVADLSTADLVKLCDLVRAGALSCPLTETPLRAHGFGAFAASIAASLAFESRAGLLLALDLLIEERTRAERPPLELVWTGPDTTSPQTRDTAVVLAELCRRARRRVLVAGYVFAQGESVLRPLHDALVRGLDVRLFLHVPEGAASEVDVPAHAARWVREFVRRNWPFGEPLPVFFHDPRTSRRDGKVLLHAKCAVADGRHALVTSANYTSFGQTRHIEVGVLIDDVGFAGRLEGQFNGLVSQGLLQEVALTA; from the coding sequence GTGAAGGTCGCCGATCTCTCGACCGCGGACCTCGTGAAGCTGTGCGACCTCGTGCGTGCGGGAGCTCTCTCTTGCCCGCTCACCGAGACACCGCTCCGCGCGCACGGCTTCGGCGCGTTCGCGGCGTCGATCGCCGCGAGCCTCGCGTTCGAGTCGCGCGCTGGGCTCCTCTTGGCGCTCGATCTCCTGATCGAAGAGCGGACGCGCGCCGAGCGGCCGCCGCTCGAGCTGGTCTGGACGGGCCCCGATACGACGTCGCCGCAGACGCGCGACACCGCCGTCGTCCTCGCGGAGCTGTGCCGGCGCGCGCGGCGCCGCGTGCTCGTAGCGGGCTACGTGTTCGCGCAGGGTGAGAGCGTCCTTCGCCCACTCCATGACGCCCTCGTCCGCGGGCTCGACGTGCGCCTGTTCCTCCACGTGCCGGAGGGCGCCGCGAGCGAGGTCGACGTCCCCGCGCACGCGGCGCGCTGGGTCCGCGAGTTCGTCCGAAGGAACTGGCCCTTCGGCGAGCCGTTACCCGTCTTCTTCCACGATCCGCGTACGTCACGCCGCGACGGCAAGGTGTTGCTCCACGCGAAGTGCGCCGTCGCGGACGGCCGGCACGCGCTGGTCACCTCGGCGAACTACACGAGCTTCGGCCAGACCCGCCACATCGAGGTCGGCGTCCTGATCGACGACGTCGGATTCGCGGGACGGCTGGAGGGCCAGTTCAACGGTCTGGTCTCACAGGGGTTGCTGCAGGAAGTCGCGCTCACGGCTTGA
- a CDS encoding M13 family metallopeptidase, whose amino-acid sequence MNRRSLSLCALLLATLAACAETAPSAGTTDTTAAKVAPKETERARTGPKPKLGSFGVDTDGMDLSVKPGDDFYKYAGGKWLAQAKIPADKTRWGAFDALGEKSRVDVHTILDEVAKGQHPKGSVAQKVADFYAAYLDTDAIEKKGMKPAQADLKAIQKLKTSKDVARLIATPGIPLAGPIGIGMTIDAKDPNQYVLAAGAGGLSLPDRDFYLKDDARFKEIRAKYEAHIAKVLAFGHDKKKNAARDASDAKAILALETKIAEHHWDRVKRRDAEKRYNPKTISALEKEIPKFPWRLYADTAGFKGQDRVIVGELDAMPALAELFASTPVSTWKAYLTYHYLVASSSILPKALDQEVFEFFGKTVGGTPQQAERWKRATGATGGVLGEAVGQLYVEKHFQPRAKEQMKELVENIRKAYAARIEANDWMTAPTKKAALEKLAAFRPKIGYPDKWKDYSALDVQPGDAWGNRRRASLWSHDRALEKFGKPTDKDEWGMTPQTVNAYYNPLYNEIVFPAAILQAPFFDPDADPAVNYGGIGAVIGHEMGHGFDDQGAKYDAKGVLRNWWAEADLATFKKRTDALSDQYSQYEPLPGVKVNGKLTLGENIGDLGGSNVALEAYKISQQGKERYTVDGFNNEQRFFLGYAQVWRALSRDEALKNQVMTDPHSPPMYRTNGIVRNLDAWYTAFDVKPGDKLFIAPQQRVKIW is encoded by the coding sequence ATGAACCGTCGCTCGCTTTCCCTGTGCGCCCTGCTCCTCGCAACCCTCGCCGCGTGCGCCGAGACGGCGCCGTCGGCAGGCACGACGGACACGACCGCCGCGAAGGTGGCGCCGAAGGAGACCGAGCGCGCGCGCACCGGACCCAAGCCGAAGCTCGGGAGCTTCGGCGTCGACACCGACGGCATGGACCTGTCGGTGAAGCCCGGCGATGACTTCTACAAGTACGCCGGCGGCAAGTGGCTCGCGCAGGCCAAGATCCCCGCCGACAAGACGCGCTGGGGCGCCTTCGACGCGCTCGGCGAGAAGTCGCGCGTCGACGTGCACACGATCCTCGACGAGGTCGCGAAGGGACAGCACCCGAAGGGATCGGTCGCGCAGAAGGTCGCCGACTTCTACGCCGCGTACCTCGACACCGACGCGATCGAGAAGAAGGGCATGAAGCCCGCGCAGGCCGATCTCAAGGCGATCCAGAAGCTCAAGACGTCGAAGGACGTCGCCCGCCTCATCGCGACCCCCGGCATCCCGCTCGCCGGTCCGATCGGGATCGGCATGACGATCGACGCGAAGGACCCGAACCAGTACGTCCTCGCCGCGGGCGCGGGCGGGCTCAGCCTCCCCGACCGCGACTTCTATTTGAAGGACGACGCGCGCTTCAAGGAGATCCGCGCCAAGTACGAGGCGCACATCGCGAAGGTGCTCGCCTTCGGTCACGACAAGAAGAAGAACGCCGCGCGCGACGCGTCGGACGCGAAGGCGATCCTCGCGCTCGAGACGAAGATCGCGGAGCACCACTGGGACCGCGTGAAGCGGCGCGACGCGGAGAAGCGCTACAACCCGAAGACGATCTCCGCGCTCGAGAAGGAGATCCCGAAGTTCCCGTGGCGCCTCTACGCCGACACGGCGGGCTTCAAGGGGCAGGACCGCGTCATCGTCGGTGAGCTCGACGCGATGCCTGCCCTCGCGGAGCTCTTCGCGTCGACGCCGGTCTCCACCTGGAAGGCGTACCTCACGTACCACTACCTCGTCGCCTCGTCGTCGATCCTGCCGAAGGCGCTCGACCAGGAGGTGTTCGAGTTCTTCGGCAAGACCGTCGGCGGCACCCCGCAGCAGGCCGAGCGCTGGAAGCGCGCCACCGGCGCCACCGGCGGCGTCCTCGGCGAGGCGGTCGGGCAGCTCTACGTCGAGAAGCACTTCCAGCCGCGCGCGAAGGAGCAGATGAAGGAGCTCGTCGAGAACATCCGCAAGGCGTACGCCGCGCGGATCGAGGCGAACGACTGGATGACCGCGCCGACGAAGAAGGCCGCGCTCGAGAAGCTCGCCGCGTTCCGCCCGAAGATCGGCTACCCCGACAAGTGGAAGGACTACTCCGCGCTCGACGTCCAGCCCGGTGACGCGTGGGGCAACCGTCGCCGCGCGAGCCTCTGGAGCCACGACCGCGCGCTCGAGAAGTTCGGCAAGCCCACCGACAAGGACGAGTGGGGGATGACGCCCCAGACCGTCAACGCGTACTACAACCCGCTCTACAACGAGATCGTCTTCCCCGCCGCGATCCTCCAGGCGCCGTTCTTCGATCCCGACGCCGACCCCGCCGTGAACTACGGCGGCATCGGCGCCGTCATCGGCCACGAGATGGGCCACGGCTTCGACGATCAGGGCGCGAAGTACGACGCGAAGGGCGTGCTCCGCAACTGGTGGGCGGAGGCCGACCTCGCGACTTTCAAGAAGCGCACCGATGCGCTCTCGGATCAGTACTCGCAGTACGAGCCGCTCCCCGGCGTGAAGGTCAACGGCAAGCTCACCCTCGGCGAGAACATCGGCGACCTCGGCGGCAGCAACGTCGCGCTCGAGGCCTACAAGATCTCGCAGCAGGGCAAGGAGCGCTACACCGTCGACGGCTTCAACAACGAGCAGCGCTTCTTCCTCGGCTACGCCCAGGTCTGGCGCGCGCTCTCCCGCGACGAGGCGCTCAAGAACCAGGTCATGACCGACCCGCACTCGCCGCCGATGTACCGGACCAACGGCATCGTCCGCAACCTCGACGCCTGGTACACCGCGTTCGACGTGAAGCCGGGCGACAAGCTGTTCATCGCGCCCCAGCAGCGCGTGAAGATCTGGTGA
- a CDS encoding diheme cytochrome c-553: MLDRARSFLAVSLLLVFAGCTEKKETKPVAPPADAPATVAKAEKVKRGGYLVGIGGCGDCHTPMTFDPALGMPVPQMDRMLSGHPEGAPDPTGEPGKGDQAVIGPTFTSFKLPFGTVYTANLTPDAETGLGLWSEDDFIRAMRTGKHRGAEAGRPILPPMPWMNVAQASDEDLKAMFAFLQSIPAIKNAVPEPNVPPPVIAAIQSGYDKIAAQQKAAAPPKL; encoded by the coding sequence ATGCTCGACCGCGCCCGCTCGTTCCTCGCCGTCTCTCTCCTCCTGGTCTTCGCCGGCTGCACCGAAAAGAAGGAGACGAAGCCCGTCGCTCCGCCCGCCGACGCACCCGCCACCGTCGCGAAGGCAGAAAAGGTGAAGCGCGGCGGCTACCTCGTCGGCATCGGCGGCTGCGGCGACTGCCACACGCCGATGACGTTCGATCCTGCGCTCGGCATGCCGGTCCCGCAGATGGACCGCATGCTCTCCGGCCACCCCGAAGGCGCGCCCGATCCGACCGGCGAGCCGGGGAAGGGGGACCAGGCCGTCATCGGTCCGACCTTCACCTCGTTCAAGCTCCCGTTCGGCACCGTCTACACCGCCAACCTCACGCCCGACGCCGAGACCGGCCTCGGCCTCTGGAGCGAAGACGACTTCATCCGCGCGATGCGCACCGGCAAGCACCGCGGCGCGGAGGCGGGGCGTCCGATCCTGCCGCCGATGCCGTGGATGAACGTGGCGCAGGCCTCGGACGAGGACCTCAAGGCGATGTTCGCGTTCCTCCAGTCGATCCCCGCGATCAAGAACGCGGTCCCCGAGCCCAACGTCCCGCCGCCCGTCATCGCGGCGATCCAGTCGGGCTACGACAAGATCGCCGCGCAGCAGAAGGCCGCCGCGCCGCCGAAGCTCTGA
- the asnS gene encoding asparagine--tRNA ligase, with protein sequence MTEAAAPADSPIVVRIEKLAEHVGETVRIQGWLYNKRSSGKLHFLEIRDGSGIVQGVVFKGNVSPELFAAADHIAQESSLDVVGLVKEHGKIKGTYELDVKDVRVLAKPAKEYPIGPKEHGTDFLMDIRHLWLRSKRQHAIMRVRHTIIKAVRDFFDENDFTLIDAPIFTPNACEGTSTLFETDYHGSPAYLTQSGQLYMEAGAAAFGKVYCFGPTFRAEKSKTRRHLAEFWMVEPEVAFMDLEGDMKLAESFLSYVVQRVLDVRKKELEQLAADDKKDRADDPEWFERHLAMLRNVQAPFPRITYHQAIEILQKNGHPEAKVGDDFGGDEETVISKQFDRPLIVHRYPMELKAFYFAKDKASPNLALNMDVLAPNGYGEIIGGGERETDLAALERSIEEHKLPKEAFDWYLDLRRYGTFPHAGFGLGIERTVSWICGLSHVRETIPFPRMLNRLAP encoded by the coding sequence ATGACCGAGGCCGCCGCGCCCGCTGATTCACCGATAGTCGTCCGCATCGAGAAGCTCGCCGAGCACGTCGGCGAGACCGTCCGCATCCAGGGCTGGCTCTACAACAAGCGCTCGAGCGGCAAGCTCCACTTCCTCGAGATCCGCGACGGCAGCGGCATCGTGCAGGGCGTCGTCTTCAAGGGCAACGTGAGCCCGGAGCTGTTCGCCGCGGCGGACCACATCGCGCAGGAGTCGAGCCTCGACGTCGTCGGGCTCGTGAAGGAGCACGGCAAGATCAAGGGCACCTACGAGCTCGACGTGAAGGACGTGCGCGTCCTCGCGAAGCCGGCGAAGGAGTACCCGATCGGCCCGAAGGAGCACGGGACGGACTTCCTCATGGACATCCGCCACCTCTGGCTCCGCTCGAAGCGGCAGCACGCGATCATGCGCGTGCGGCACACCATCATCAAGGCGGTGCGCGACTTCTTCGACGAGAACGACTTCACCCTCATCGACGCGCCGATCTTCACGCCCAACGCGTGCGAGGGCACCTCCACCCTCTTCGAGACCGACTACCACGGCTCGCCCGCCTACCTCACGCAGTCGGGGCAGCTCTACATGGAGGCCGGCGCCGCCGCGTTCGGCAAGGTCTACTGCTTCGGCCCCACCTTCCGCGCCGAGAAGTCGAAGACGCGCCGCCACCTCGCCGAGTTCTGGATGGTCGAGCCCGAGGTCGCCTTCATGGACCTCGAGGGCGACATGAAGCTCGCGGAGAGCTTCCTCTCCTACGTCGTGCAGCGCGTCCTCGACGTGCGGAAGAAGGAGCTCGAGCAGCTCGCCGCCGACGACAAGAAGGACCGCGCCGACGATCCCGAGTGGTTCGAGCGCCACCTCGCGATGCTGCGCAACGTGCAGGCGCCGTTCCCGCGCATCACCTACCACCAGGCGATCGAGATCCTGCAGAAGAACGGCCACCCGGAGGCGAAGGTCGGCGACGACTTCGGCGGCGACGAGGAGACGGTGATCTCCAAGCAGTTCGATCGCCCCCTCATCGTGCATCGCTACCCGATGGAGCTGAAGGCGTTCTACTTCGCGAAGGACAAGGCGAGCCCCAACCTCGCGCTGAACATGGATGTCCTCGCGCCGAACGGCTACGGCGAGATCATCGGCGGCGGCGAGCGCGAGACGGACCTCGCGGCGCTGGAGCGCTCGATCGAGGAGCACAAGCTCCCGAAGGAGGCCTTCGACTGGTACCTCGACCTCCGTCGCTACGGCACCTTCCCCCACGCCGGCTTCGGCCTCGGCATCGAGCGCACGGTGAGCTGGATCTGTGGCCTGTCCCACGTGCGGGAGACGATCCCGTTCCCGCGCATGCTGAACCGCCTCGCGCCGTAG
- a CDS encoding acyl-CoA thioesterase, translating into MEPRPQSASVTQMTEYVLPQHTNALGGVFGGQIMAWVDLCAAICAQRHSGRMCVTAFVDDLKFELPVRVGEVVRLEARLTATFRTSMEIEVVVEGEHPASGKRWPCVTARLTFVAIDEARKPTAIPPLLLDSPETEVSQAAGEARRNARLMVGKRS; encoded by the coding sequence ATGGAACCGCGACCGCAGTCCGCCAGCGTCACGCAGATGACCGAATACGTCCTCCCGCAGCACACCAACGCCCTCGGCGGCGTGTTCGGAGGGCAGATCATGGCGTGGGTCGACCTGTGCGCCGCGATCTGCGCGCAGCGTCACTCCGGGCGCATGTGCGTGACCGCCTTCGTCGACGACCTCAAGTTCGAGCTCCCCGTCCGCGTCGGCGAGGTCGTGCGCCTCGAGGCGCGGCTCACCGCCACGTTCCGGACCTCGATGGAGATCGAGGTCGTGGTCGAGGGCGAGCACCCGGCGAGCGGAAAGCGCTGGCCCTGCGTCACCGCGCGCCTCACGTTCGTCGCGATCGACGAGGCGCGCAAGCCGACCGCGATCCCGCCGCTCCTGCTCGATTCGCCGGAGACCGAGGTCTCGCAGGCCGCCGGCGAGGCGCGACGCAACGCGCGGCTCATGGTAGGAAAACGGTCATGA
- a CDS encoding pyridoxal-phosphate dependent enzyme, with protein MLRTRPLLFDAFPDLEAGTPWMPLAHVPTAVESCDAIAPWLGRSGVFMKRDDLVSPLYGGNKVRRWEFVLADARRRGARRIVTIGGLASTQAMATTLFGKSLGFDVTVVLFEQPVTTFARESLRALVHAGAELEYAGGYAATAWKAWRAKRRAGADGYFIMPGASGALANLGFIDASLELAQQVERGEAPRPDVIVVPTGSAGTLAALALGCAHLGWSTEIIGVRITTALATNRAMVKAVLRNTDKALAARARGWRPQRGNVRYGLYGAALGKGYGYPTEAAIEGAEQVRALTGAVGEVTYSGKALAALREIARTRPRATILLWNTLSTARPPAPPDAPVPASLRWAFEGDVRV; from the coding sequence ATGCTCCGCACGCGGCCGCTGCTCTTCGACGCGTTCCCCGATCTCGAGGCGGGGACGCCGTGGATGCCGCTCGCGCACGTGCCCACCGCGGTCGAGAGCTGCGACGCGATCGCGCCGTGGCTCGGCCGCAGCGGCGTCTTCATGAAGCGCGACGACCTCGTCTCGCCCCTCTACGGCGGCAACAAGGTGCGGCGCTGGGAGTTCGTCCTCGCCGACGCGCGGCGGCGCGGGGCGCGGCGCATCGTCACGATCGGCGGCCTCGCGTCGACGCAGGCGATGGCGACGACGCTCTTCGGCAAGTCGCTCGGCTTCGACGTGACGGTGGTCCTCTTCGAACAGCCGGTCACCACCTTCGCGCGCGAGTCGCTCCGCGCGCTCGTCCACGCGGGGGCGGAGCTCGAGTACGCCGGCGGCTACGCGGCGACGGCGTGGAAGGCGTGGCGCGCCAAGCGCCGCGCGGGCGCGGACGGCTACTTCATCATGCCGGGCGCGAGCGGCGCGCTCGCGAACCTCGGCTTCATCGACGCGTCGCTGGAGCTCGCGCAGCAGGTCGAGCGCGGCGAGGCGCCGAGGCCGGACGTCATCGTCGTCCCCACCGGCTCCGCGGGCACCCTCGCCGCGCTCGCGCTCGGCTGCGCGCACCTCGGGTGGAGCACGGAGATCATCGGAGTACGAATTACGACCGCGCTCGCGACGAACCGCGCGATGGTGAAAGCGGTATTGCGAAATACCGACAAGGCACTGGCGGCGCGGGCGCGCGGGTGGCGGCCGCAACGTGGCAATGTCCGTTATGGCCTTTACGGAGCCGCGCTGGGGAAGGGATACGGCTATCCGACCGAAGCCGCGATCGAGGGCGCGGAGCAAGTGCGCGCGCTGACCGGCGCCGTGGGCGAGGTGACGTACAGCGGCAAGGCGCTCGCGGCGCTGCGCGAGATCGCGCGGACGCGCCCGCGCGCGACGATCCTGCTCTGGAACACGCTCTCGACCGCCCGCCCGCCGGCGCCGCCGGACGCGCCGGTGCCGGCGTCGCTGCGCTGGGCCTTCGAGGGCGACGTGCGCGTCTGA
- a CDS encoding S1 family peptidase, whose protein sequence is MRRLLATVLALSLAACAVEEEASDSSADAIQAGRSAEDGFAAVGMLVFPGGSMCNGTLVAPDLVLTTAQCLRQHGTPTEFYTGDGKAAATVEEATAGMARHSVEGAKVFPDYNPRRPFHEIGLLNPCRLPNLDVGLVKLKAPVDGVTPLSLEARAPRASETCTVVGFGRHDADGATTIGAKRSASMQYQGDRLDAFTFRGGSGRLASGDSGAPLVCGDSVVGVGACRGDVDFFARVDLTIAWIGRMRASWEEDRCSEPRELGAVAGDRGSDELTASGTCNDAVQFRVKELDGGLQRVPLKFTATLTSPPGEDFDLFVYESRFKLDPFGTGGHGGRVACGLSTARSEEAADEEDVVTRSWGDESFMSVDDARWITLEVRNKNAGCAAAPWELHVEGNVERSPE, encoded by the coding sequence ATGCGTCGCCTGCTCGCCACCGTCCTCGCCCTCTCGCTCGCCGCCTGCGCCGTAGAAGAGGAGGCGTCCGACTCCTCCGCCGACGCGATCCAGGCCGGGCGCTCGGCCGAGGACGGCTTCGCGGCGGTCGGAATGCTCGTGTTTCCGGGCGGTTCGATGTGCAACGGGACGCTGGTGGCGCCGGACCTGGTCCTCACCACCGCGCAGTGCCTGCGGCAGCACGGCACCCCCACCGAGTTCTACACCGGAGACGGCAAGGCGGCCGCGACGGTCGAAGAGGCGACCGCCGGCATGGCGCGTCACTCGGTCGAAGGCGCCAAGGTCTTCCCGGACTACAACCCTCGCAGGCCCTTCCACGAGATCGGGCTGCTCAACCCTTGCCGGCTGCCCAACCTCGACGTGGGCCTCGTGAAGCTGAAGGCGCCGGTCGACGGCGTCACGCCGCTCTCGCTCGAGGCGCGTGCGCCGCGCGCCTCCGAGACGTGCACCGTCGTCGGCTTCGGCCGCCACGACGCCGACGGCGCGACGACCATCGGCGCCAAGCGCAGCGCCTCGATGCAGTACCAGGGCGACAGGCTCGACGCGTTCACGTTCCGCGGCGGCTCGGGCCGCCTCGCGTCCGGCGACTCCGGCGCGCCGCTCGTCTGCGGCGACTCCGTCGTCGGCGTGGGCGCGTGCCGCGGGGACGTCGACTTCTTCGCGCGCGTCGACCTCACGATCGCGTGGATCGGCCGCATGCGCGCCTCGTGGGAGGAGGATCGCTGCAGCGAGCCGCGCGAGCTCGGCGCCGTCGCCGGCGATCGCGGGAGCGACGAGCTCACCGCGAGCGGCACCTGCAACGACGCGGTCCAGTTCCGCGTGAAGGAGCTCGACGGCGGCCTCCAGCGCGTGCCCCTCAAGTTCACGGCCACGCTCACCTCGCCGCCGGGCGAGGACTTCGACCTCTTCGTCTACGAGAGCCGCTTCAAGCTCGATCCGTTCGGGACGGGCGGCCACGGCGGACGCGTCGCCTGCGGTCTCAGCACCGCGCGGAGCGAGGAGGCCGCCGACGAGGAAGACGTCGTGACCCGCTCGTGGGGCGACGAGTCCTTCATGAGCGTCGACGACGCGCGGTGGATCACGCTCGAGGTGCGCAACAAGAACGCGGGCTGCGCGGCCGCCCCGTGGGAGCTGCACGTCGAGGGCAACGTCGAGCGGAGCCCCGAGTAA